Part of the Bubalus bubalis isolate 160015118507 breed Murrah chromosome 9, NDDB_SH_1, whole genome shotgun sequence genome is shown below.
GAGCAGAGGAAGCCGACCTCCTGTGCAGCAGTGAGGTCTAGCAACAGTTCTGAAACTGCCTGTTGACATTTGTAGCTGACCACACTCGCTTGTCTTTAAAACTGGTATCTATGGGCTTTCTACTAGCCATGCGTCTAATTTTCGAgtgtataaattaatatttactcCTAACCATCCTGTGAATTTGGAATCATCAGGGCTATTGTATCAGAATAGGAGCAGTGTTGAAAAAGAGGAACATGGAAGATGCCATGTATTTATGTGAGCCAGAAAAATGGGGAGAGGGTGGTTAAAATGCCTGAAGTACTTAGAGTCCGGAAATCTCTACCTCAAGGTCTTGGCTGGCCACCAAAAGGGCCATGTATTCTGTGAATTTATAGGAAACATTTTGCATCTTTGCATgtatatcctggaatgcaaattgCTCTTCACTGGATTCATACACAGAATTTCTACGAGAAATGAGGTGACTTTGGTGGTGAGCTCACAGTTGTGGGGGGATATGTGTAATAGGGTTGACTGGGATGTTTACACGTCGGGGGTTGGTGGGTGGGATGGACGATATACCTCCAGACACTCCAGCTATACAGACAGCAATGCAGTTGAGGCTTCCTTAAACTCAAAAAAGTAGAGAGTGATTCTATTCTGCCTCAGTTTCAGGGtatattatttcttccatttttacaAGACATGTTCACATTTCAAAGCCAAGCGTCAGAACTATTACAGGATAACGCAGCACTTTGAGGAAGTTTGTCCCTGTCAGTTGTTGCAAATTCAGTCCTGCCTACCTAGCCAACTCCCTCCCTATTTCACAGTCTACGGATTGGTCTCACTAGGCTGCTAGATAAATATAAACAAGGTACACAGGACGTCTTTGTGGGACAAGGTGCCCTGTCCGTCACATGTGAGTGTAAACTGGACAAGCCTGTGAGTGTTCTTGCTCGATGGATGAACTGGTTTTACATCTGCTTTTGAAAGCACATCAAGTTCACATAACTAGGTTTGTGGCCTACAAGGTTTAAAAATTAGGTACAGCAGTTATATGGTTTCAGAGTACTTAAAATACAGACTGCATTGTTTCACAGCACCCCGCAGGGCATTAGCAGTTGAAGGATGATGATGTTCTACTCATTCCCCTTTGAAGGGGGCTACTCTTGAGTTTTTTGATTTGGGGCAGTTTATTTAACAATCTTCATTACTGCATGGGAAATGAGCAATAAATCTCATTTTGCACAACAATGAGATAAAGAGAAAACACTCATTCGTCATCACCTAGTTTTTGAACAGCTCACAATGTGCCAGGCAGGACTATACACACAAAACATCTACTGCAACTGTTATTGCAACGCATCACGAGAGGGACGACCACAAAAGTGAGGTGGTGAAATCGAATGCCTGTGTGTGGTTTCCCAGGACAAGGGGCCAAATGCAATGAATGAATTCTACTGCTGtcacttgaaaaataagaaatatatcatTACTTTAAGATAGTTCTCTccagacaaaatattttttcttactgtGAAATTTTATAATGAGATGAACAGTCCAAAGGCTCCAAGATTGAGAAGGCTATATGTTTACATTGATAGTTCCCATGTAAGACAATATGATTCAGGATATTTTAAATGGCTACCCTTCCCCATCAAAAAGCAATCTAGGTAAGAAAGGATTGACCCCTTAAACAGAAGGGAGAGTGCTTAATTCCAGCTGATTTCTATATTTCAGACCCTACCCATCAGCAGTGAggccaaagaaaattaaaaaaaaaaaaaaacaactgcttcTTAAATCATGAGCTCTGTGACTATTAAAATGTCATTGTGACTCAGATTATTTGTGATTCTTTGAAACAAGATCTATTTCAACCACAATGGTCTGACATCCCAGTTAGGGTGGATGACATGTTCTTTTTTTCACCCCTTCTCTGTACCACCCAGCACCTCCAAGGTTGAATTCAGTTCCCTGAACTCTAAGGGGCCAGAGGTTTGTTTCAACCTCTATTTAGAGAGGCAATGATCCCAGAGCAGCAAGGAATTCCTCAAGGAGCCTGTTGTTTAAAAAGGGGACGGTGAGGAGCACAGTGGAGATACATCCTGTAATAGGTGCTGCTGCAGAGAGCAGGTGAAATGTTCCCAGGGACAGAGCGCAGGAAGCGTCGGTGCCTTGGGTGAAGGGAGGACTGAGGACCTGCTGGGGAGGAGGACTTTGGCGTGGAccggagggagggagagaaagctgCAGGTGGGAAGAGGGCGAGGAGGAGAGCATCTGGCGGACAGCATCATGACTCAAAGCTCAGAGGTGGGAAACCCGGAGGTGTTCAAAGGATACCAAGTGTGAGGTGGAGCTGCTGAACAGCCAGAGTTGGGACGCTCTCCCTAGGTGACTGCAGATCAATTACATGTAAGTTTGTTCTTGTCCACTGGTCATTTTGCTCAAAACCAAATGTGATTTGATCTTTGTTCCTTTCTGAACTTACTTTGGAAATATAGTAATACCTCAGAAAAATTCCACTGACAGATTGCCATCTAATTTGTGGTCCAGAAAACAGGTGTATTAGGTCCACAAGAGGGTTAAGGGGTTGGTGAGGGTCTTGGATATTGGAGTACAAGGGTGGTCTGAGGGGAGGAATGGTAAATTTCAACTTAGAAAGACGAATCATGACGCAGTATAGAGGATGTATGGGGTAAGAAAGAGAGGATTTCTCTCCAAACGGACTAAAGTGCGTGGCCGATAGTGAGAatgactgtggctgagatggaCTCCTCACACGGGGCTTTGTGACTAATTCAGGGTGTTTGCACTTTGTGAACTTAGAGTCCAAGGAGCTTAGTTTGAGAAAAGGGATGTATTACATGACTTTTGAAAATGGCAGCTTTCAATTAAGCTTTCCTTGGTCCACGTTAAAATTAGACTTTATTTCCTGAGCACATACAAAGGGACCAAGCAAAGGGAAGACAGGTGTGCTGCGTGATAGGGAAAGCCAGTCAGGATTAAAATACTGCTGTGAGTGACTCTGGTCCTTCTTAAAATAACTGCCTTTTGTTGTTATTAATGCTGATAATGGTTGTgtcaaaatctttcaaaataatttacttGCCCACATTCCACTATTCATCTGAAAGGAACATTTCATTGTTTAGGTAAAAGCAATTGTGACCGTTCCCTAAGAATCATTTCTACCAAAAAAAGGAACACTTTACTCTCAGGCACTTACAAAATTTGGATGTCTTTGAATATTCTTGTACTGTGGTGGCCAAGtgattacatttatttctatttctgcatCTTACACTGATGCTTCCTTTAGCTTAAACATGCtgttgagctttccaaatttgtaaATTATTGATTAGTTGATTGCAGGTTTAAAATCAAGCAGGCTCTTCTAGGGATTTCAAGTAGTTCCAGGCAAAACTGGGAAATAGTTGGcatttctttctgaatttctGGATCTCCATTTCCCTTCATAACCATCTCCTCTTCTCATCTCTACCCACTCTCCCTCATCCTTTCCCAGGACTCTCCCTTTGGACCATCGACTCATAGCCCCCATGTCTGGTTCCCGCAAGTCCCTCTAGCAGCCTCTTGCTCCCAGCAGGATCTTCCTTCAAATTCCTTTCTATCTAcctcttttctccctcctccaaACAAGAACAGTTCAAAGACAAATCCCTGCTAATGTGTTAATGTTTCATTTTCCCTGGTAAAATACTGCACTTTAATAGAGACCTGTGATAATTTGACCAAATGAAGTTACTTTAATAGGAACTTGGGCATCATGGTATACTGGGAGGGGAGAGGCTTACAATCTGTAAAGATCTGTAGAGTTCTCAAAATGCTTTCATCTCTCTTGTCTCCTCAGTTTGGTATATCTAAAAGGGGTTGGTGGTGAAAGGATCAGAgaacaagaatatatatatatttatattttagcagGCTTCTCAAAACACCTGATCAGGTTGCAAAGAAGGTTAACTATATCCTTAGATCTGCCTTTTAATCAGCATAGCATGGtaaaattgcaaattaaaactgagTGTTATGACATTCTAATAGTTGGCTTCCCTATGAAGAAGTGATGCCCCAGACTCATGTATAGACAGATGTCACTGATAATCTGAATTGAGATGACTAGGTTGTTTACTGGGACTTCCTGGAATGGTTGCCCATCACTGCATCCCCCAAATGAATGGTGTACCAGTTCTAGAACCTGAGTTATGGAATAAGCCTAGGAATTATAGGATGCTTAGCTAAGACAAAAGGACTTGATACTTTGCCTTGTACTAAGGACAAGGCCGGAGCAGACTGGTCCAGGGTGTCATGATGGTGCTTGTCATGATAGTAAAGTGAAGaccaggggtgggaagggagggactGAAAGGCATTGCTATATTAATCAGACAGCTCATGGCCAGGGTGTCATTAACACAGTCTCAAAAGGTTCTTTCTCCACTGTTGTCATTGAACTTCACAGATCTAGCCAACTTTGTGTTGTAAATTTACAGTTAATGGTCCTCTTTTTTCTACTATTTCCCTTTTGGATTAtgtaatgttttcattaaaaaaatttcctaaaaatgCAGTCCTGTCTTGGTTGTGTTAAACAACAGACAAAGAAAATGGCTCTGGCTTCACTTGGGCCAGACGGAAAATGGACATAGTAAAATGGATTTTACTAAGCCAGTGGGAAGGCCAGGGATCAGTAGGATATGGAAAGACAAGAGGCCATATAgtgtgtctcagtggtaaagaactctcctgccaacgcaggagacgcaagagatgagggttcagtccctggattgggaagatattctggaggaggaaatggtaacccattctagtattcttgcctgaaaaatcccatgaacagaggagcctggcaagctacggtccacggggtcgcaagagtcagacaaaactgagcgcaGCACAGCTTAAGCATCTATTCCTCTATCACCACGAGGCTTTCTTTTGACCCAGGTTTTGGGGAATTTTTTGTTTGGTATGATTAAGTCCAGTTTGGGTATTTGGTGTGGGTATGGATGTCCTTAGAAGCACCAGGGGGAGCTGCCTTGGCTGCCTTTCCTGTCCCCTCTTCAGTTCCTATTAACACTCAAGACTGGTAGGGtgcttaaaaacaagcaaaccaagCCCAATCCATGAATATCCTCTACACGCCTAAggagatcttttaaaaaacaaattttattccaatcgtattttaaaataaaaatgaatctacTGTAACTATTCCaacctttaaaaaattcagagtCAAGGAGCTGCAAAATATTATTTCCCCTAAACTGGTAACTCCTTCCTCCCAGATACCAGTTGTAATTCCctttataaactatttttaaactgTGATTTTATAAACTTTGAAGTGTCAACATATATGCAAACTGTTGTTATGCTCACTAATTCTATACCTCAAGACAATGATTATAAGTTAACTGAAGAAATACTATGTTAATCCTTTAGgccataattctatttttatttggttgcttattttcactgagcataatttCTTTTGAATTCATGGTAATTTCCATAGATgactatgtaatttttttaaagacagattcATAAATATGTCCTATGATTTACCTATAATGTCTGATGTAAGTACTTTTCTTTATCAAATTTGATTTAAATAGGTTTAGTTCAATATATGAAGCTTTCACTGGCCTTGATGTCTACTTCAATATGCCTTTAAAGACAAACAGTAATATCCATACACCTTAGTTTTTCTACTTGCAAAATAGAAATAGtgataacatttctttctttctcttcctctgaccAAATGGTCTTAAACAAatagcaggaagctgctgtaaGGCTTTTGAAAAAATGCAATCAATTTCTTTTCCCTAGCTCGGTTCTCTAGGTCCTTTCCAGGATCAAGTATTGaaccaggtttttgttttttgatgaaaagagagaaaagcagcaGGAGTCTGATGGTTTGGGAGTCTGAGACCCCTGCCTTCTCCCTTGGCCTGGGCGCGGCGAGAGAGAGCAGAAGAGGAGCAAGGcaagagagagcagaggaggagcAAGGcaagagagagcagaggaggagcACGGTAGCTTCCTTAGTCCTGTCTTCAGTGAAGCaacactttgttttcctttgcttttcatctttGTATGCTTTTCAAAGGTTTCCCCTGACATTCATCTTCATAATAACACCGTGAGATAGCATGCGGCCATTTCTACTTCTCATCTTTCCAACTTAGTGACCTCTTCAAGGTCCCACACACAGTAATACGGAGGCTAGAGACTGGGGACCCAAACCCAATGCTCCTTGAGAGAGTTTCTATATTAAGCACCTTTTCCAGcctggctcagacaataaagaatctgcctgcaatgcaggacactcaggtttgatccctgggtcgggaagatcctctggagaaggggatggaaacctactccagtattcttgcctggagaatcccatggacagaggatcctggtgggctgcagtccatgcggtcgcaaagagttggacacgattgggcaacttcactttgacttttcacttttatgctttggagaaggaaatggcaacccactccagtgttcttgcttggagaataccagggacggtggagcctgatgggctgccgtctatggggtcgcacagagtcagacatgactgaagcgacttagcagcagcagagtgactaacacttttccagcctcagtttcctcatactACAGAGATCCCTGCTTTCGTGGAGCCTGTGATAGAGTGGCTATCTTCTGTTGTGTTTAGCTACAGTCCTGGCACACAGCTGGTGTCCAGTCAATGGTCTCATTATAAGAATGATGTGAGAGTATTATTACTGGAGGGAATCTGGAAGAGACTTGGCAGGGAAGCTAGGTTTGGATGTCAAGTTGGCAACACACCTGAGGTCAACATTGCCTTGGACATTTCTCATCTTCTGTACTCTGGTTGCCATCCCTGCCCATCCCTCCTGGTCCCACATGGCTACCCTGAGAACAGTCTGGTAGTTTCATGCAAGAGTAACATTTTCTTCCCCATAGTTATATGGAATTAAGAATCCCTGTTGAAAAAGCTTAGCGATTGCTTCTTCTCTCTGAAAAATAGGATGGtgagcccagaaataaagttgCCCTTTGATGTTTactccctctcttcccttcctttctctctgaagCATCTCCAAGGTGCAGCCACCATGATCTCGGCAGGCTGATGATGGAAGAGAAAGAAGCCGGGAGACCCTGTGCTCCAGCATCCCTGGACGATGGATGGAGgacagccagtcccttctcctctgttgccccttgGGAATGTGTCATCAGATTCTAGCATGTCTCTGGAGCAGAAAACCACAtttgtttttgtgattttgttgtttattttcttgggcatcCTCATCGTCAGGTGCTTCCGGATTCTTTTGGACCCATATCGGAGCATGCCAACCTCGACCTGGGCTGACGGACTTGAAGGCCTGGAGAAAGGGCAGTTTGACCACGCCCTTGCTTAGCAGGACAGCAGCAGGAGTCCATCCTGAGGAAGAGAAGTGCTTCGTGTCTCAGTGAGAGGTTTTCTTTAGTCACCGTTCTCAGCAACTCAAAGTCTTCACCCTATCTGGTTCTAGAACCACAATCcatttattcagtaaacatttgagGACATTGGAAATGGAGGTTTCTATTACCAACCCAAAATAGGAAAGTTTCAGTTTCGACATTTactcaatgaatgaatattgTTGAATGTGTGTGATGATGAAGCCAAGAGTACCAATAGTGACTTTGCCTAAAATGAAGCCCTACTGGACCTGGGGGACCTGACTAGGTCACCAGGGAAAAAGACCTGGTTTGAATCTGAAGGCAGGACCAGAACAGACTTCCTTGCTCTAATTTTGTCCCCcagcttgttttattttcatgggaATCTGGGTCCTGGGCAGAGAATGAGGAGGATGCTGCTGAGTGGACAGACCCAAAGCAGGCACTTGCTGTCTCCTAAAGCTAAGAGCAATGGGAGGCAATTGGGAATGCTTAGAAGAAGTGATTGATCCCTGGGAAATACGAGTGAGGATgatgttattttacttttcaaatacaATGAATTCAAAGGTTTGCAAACTATTTACCAGGCCAAGTGCATTCTATGTATTCATATTAATAACATGAGTAGAGGTAGCGATACATAATCTGAATTTACTGTCTTTGCACAATTGATTGAAATAATAGGTAGCTATTTCAagttgtgctttctttttttttttttcaataacaaGTTAACTGCTTGGAGAAGACTTTTATAGTCTTAAGAAGGATGTATGCTTATGACTGATATAGAAACCAAATAAAACTTTTCAAGAAACAGAAGTGTCTCCTCTCTCTTATTTTAGCGCTCTGGAAGCAGTGTGTTATATCGAATGCTGAGGACTAATTgttctgagaaagagaaaaagaccaAAGACCATAAAAGGTCATCTGATTCATCCCTCTCCCATTTCAGGAAGGGCTTCCACAGATTGACACATGGGGCCTATTCTAAGCACTGTTTAAGTCTCCCAAAAAGAGAGATATGAAAACCTCTTATTCCAACTTCGTACGGATAGGAAAAACTTTCATCTAAACTAAACTCCTTAAGGCTGCATTTAAAGTCTATGTCTTCTAATTTTCTCCTCAATTAgccttcattaagaaaaaaaaagtttaaaaaaggaaCTATGCCTAAAAAGGCAGCCCTTAGTAAAACTTCTCCCTtgtcttattctttcttttgtaacATTTTGGAGATTCTTCTGCTCAGCTTTCCCTTGTCCCCCATATTCCctcttgatttattttcatttaaaaaataatagctctattaaaatgtaatttacataccataaaatttagcCTTCTAAAGTAAACAATTCACTGGtctttaatatattcacagaattatGTGACCCTcatcactatctaattccagaattcTATACCCACCACCAGTCATGTCCCATCCCTCTTTCTTCTCAGATCCAGTAATTTCTAATCCAGCTTCTGTCTCTAAGGATTTGccaattctggacatttcatactAATGGAGTCAAAGAATACacggccttttgtgtctggcttctttcacatagCATGTTTTGGAGAcagattcatctgtgttgtagcatgatctgtattttatatctttgtatggccaaataggacttccctggtggctcacacgactgagcgacttcacttcgctTCATGGCCAATGATATCCTGTTGTTTGGCTAGattgtgttgtgttagtcactcggtcatgtccgactctttgcaaccccatggactgtggcccaccagacccctcgatccactgaattctccaggcaagaatattggagtgggttgccattcccttctccaggggatcttctcccgGGTCGATCTTCTCatggattgaatccgggtctcccacactgaaggcagattctttatcattggaGCCATTATTCATCTATCATGGTTATTCATTGGCCAGTCTAAAagaaatgctgctatgaacacattTGTACAAGATTTTGTGTGGATATGTGTTTTCAATTCCCTTGAGTAAATTCCTATGAGTGGATTTGCTAGCCCATATgctaattctatgtttaactttttgaagaactgtGAGACTGTTTCCCAAAGcagctgtattagtttgcatttccactagCAAAGTATGTAAGTTTTGATTCTTAACTCTTCCCAACTACTCAGCTTTATTTAGCTATAGAATTCATAACTATGTTCACTTATAAGAATGAGCCAGATTAAAAAGATAACCACCTCTTAGTTTCGTCATGCTAGAAGTTAATTGATGCCTTCAGAGATCCTACATTTCTAGTTCCAAAAACACGACACAGATGCTGATCTGTGGTCATCCTGTGGTCTATTAAGTCACCTAagtatctttttttctgtcttactcTTGCATCTTTCTTTATCCTACTAAttgtaaagtttcttttttcttcaaatgtACCATGTCATGTGTatccttatttaatttttctcctgttttattgGGAGTCTGTTCAAACCCATTCAAGTACTTACTGAGCTCCTGCTTTGAGCCTGGCATTTCTAGCACTGGAAAGATAGGAAAAACATGGAACTAGTTCTTGTTCTTGAGTAACTGTCAACCTCACAGAAGAactgagaaatgaaagaaggcacgTGTCTGCACCATTGTTCAAACAACTGTGGGAACCCATGGTTCCGACACCATCAGGGTCCTCCGAGAGcttaacaaatatatatgcacccccactaatttttattataaaaggtgTATATGACCATGgtaaaaatgtagaaacaatatggaaagatataaaataaacagccaaAGTTAAAATTCTGCCTCCTTAGTTCATTCCAGCTCCTTAGTTCCTCTGGGGGAGCTTGTTGAAAATGTAGATTCCTACAGCCTTCCCTCCCTACAGAGTAATTCTGCAGAGGTGGGTCAGCAAACAGATGCTCCAGGAGATAGAATATGGGAGATGGATGAGGGCCAAGATAGTCAAGGAACCGTCCTAGGAAACAGTGAGTCAGGCGAGGACAGCATGTGTTTAAGTGCGTGGTATAAAACTTCATGCAATCTAAGTTGCTATTCTGAAATGAATTATGTCTTGACCTAAGATGATATGCATGTTTTAGATATGTTCattggaagagaagagggaaagttGTAGAAGAGGAAAGGGGGTGAGGATGTGGGGCTTAGAGGAAGGAGAGCAGCCTGTCTGGACAATATAGTTGGAGGGAGAGTTGGAACTCTTATGGGAAGGATAAGGTTGGAGCTGAACATCCGAAAGtcggaaaaggcaaaatgaagggTGAGAGTCACTGCagattcttgagaaagaaaatgacatgGGGAGTGGTGGTCAAAGCCAGTATCTGCACCCTCCCTTGGGGCCACGCTAGGATCTGCTACTAAAACAGGACAGACGTAAATAGCCATCTGCCCTCCACGAGGCCTTGGAACACAGGATTGCCAGTAAGTGCCACAGggcctcccagagcctgctcttctttctctcctcactTTATCCccactctatttttgtttttccttctcagaTTACTGCTCTTTCTTCAACCACCCCCTCACTGGTTGGGCAAGTTTGATCCCACCCTGAATATGGGTCTCCCACGCTCCACCCTCCCTTGTCCAGAGCCAGAGACCAGAACAAGTGATAAAACACTTTGGGGTGTTCAGAGTAAATTGATCCCTCCAGTGAGAAGTGCTAACCCTCTGTTTTAATTACTCAGGACTCCTTGGGGTGAACAGCCTATTCTTGAAAGGTCACAAAAGCCCTCTCTCTCCTGGCTCTCTGGCTTCAGGAGTTATAGTGCAGCATTTTGCCTACCTTACAAGATATTTATAATGAGTGCAGCTGCCCTCTATCATGGATATCTGTATCCCAGGATGACAAAAAgtactttcccaaggtcacactaGAATAGAGCTGACTTCTGATTCAGAAAAATGTGGCAGACTCATTCTCAGTCTGAGCTCTGTTCATGCTCCCAAGAGACTCCAAGTTCTAGATCAACACTGCTTCTTCCAAAAgacctcttttttaaaacatcttaaacCCTGTAAAGTAAGTCTAATATAGGGTTTGAAGGAGATTAATTTGACTCCTGCTGTTAAACTAATGAACATTCCAAGTA
Proteins encoded:
- the CTXN3 gene encoding cortexin-3, yielding MDGGQPVPSPLLPLGNVSSDSSMSLEQKTTFVFVILLFIFLGILIVRCFRILLDPYRSMPTSTWADGLEGLEKGQFDHALA